The following proteins come from a genomic window of Achromobacter sp. AONIH1:
- a CDS encoding CaiB/BaiF CoA-transferase family protein → MSALTGLKVLELGTLIAGPFAARIFGEFGADVIKVETPHGPDGSGGGDPIRSWRHLHQGNSLWWSVQARNKRSIALNLKDPRARDIARQLALEADVVVENYRPGVLEKWGLGYEQLRALNPATIMVRLSGYGQTGPMKDQPGFGAIGESMGGLRYVSGHPDRPPLRVGISIGDSIAALHGVIGAMMALRHRDATGGRWNGQAGEACRAGQGQMVDVALYEAVFNMMESLVPEYDVAGVVRERTGGALPGIVPSNTYTTRDGQNVVIAGNGDAIFRRLMQAIGREDLAADPDLARNDGRARRVEEIDGAIQQWCGGRDIDEALGTLKRADVPVGKIYSVADMFADPQFLARGMIEQHRFTDGSPVKLPAVVPKLSETPGGTRWIGPELGEHTEEVLKSLGYDSAAIDELAKTGAIGRPENQETSNDSHSS, encoded by the coding sequence ATGTCGGCTTTGACAGGGCTGAAAGTCCTGGAGTTGGGCACGCTCATCGCGGGCCCATTCGCGGCGCGCATCTTCGGCGAATTCGGCGCCGACGTCATCAAGGTGGAAACCCCGCACGGCCCGGACGGCTCGGGCGGCGGCGACCCCATACGCAGCTGGCGCCATTTGCACCAGGGCAACTCGCTGTGGTGGTCGGTGCAGGCGCGCAACAAGCGCTCCATCGCGCTCAACCTCAAGGATCCGCGCGCCCGCGACATCGCGCGTCAGCTGGCGCTGGAGGCCGACGTGGTGGTCGAGAACTACCGTCCCGGCGTGCTGGAGAAGTGGGGCCTGGGCTACGAGCAGCTGCGCGCGCTGAATCCCGCGACCATCATGGTGCGCCTGTCCGGTTACGGGCAGACCGGGCCGATGAAGGACCAGCCGGGTTTCGGCGCCATCGGCGAATCCATGGGCGGCCTGCGCTATGTGTCGGGCCATCCGGACCGGCCGCCCCTGCGGGTCGGCATCTCCATCGGCGATTCGATCGCCGCGCTGCATGGCGTGATCGGCGCGATGATGGCGCTGCGCCATCGCGACGCCACAGGCGGCCGCTGGAACGGCCAGGCTGGCGAGGCCTGCCGGGCGGGGCAGGGCCAGATGGTGGACGTGGCGCTGTACGAGGCCGTGTTCAACATGATGGAAAGCCTGGTGCCCGAGTACGACGTGGCCGGCGTGGTGCGCGAGCGCACCGGCGGCGCGCTGCCGGGTATCGTGCCATCCAACACCTACACCACCCGCGACGGCCAGAACGTGGTCATCGCCGGCAACGGCGACGCCATCTTCCGCCGCCTGATGCAGGCCATCGGCCGCGAGGACCTGGCCGCCGATCCCGACCTGGCGCGCAACGACGGCCGCGCCCGCCGCGTCGAGGAGATCGACGGCGCCATCCAGCAATGGTGCGGCGGACGCGACATCGACGAGGCGCTGGGCACGCTCAAACGGGCCGATGTGCCCGTGGGCAAGATCTACAGCGTGGCCGACATGTTCGCCGATCCGCAGTTCCTGGCGCGCGGCATGATCGAGCAGCATCGCTTCACCGACGGCTCACCGGTCAAGCTGCCGGCGGTGGTGCCGAAGCTGTCCGAAACGCCTGGCGGCACGCGCTGGATCGGGCCGGAATTAGGGGAACATACCGAGGAAGTCCTGAAATCGCTGGGGTATGATTCAGCGGCTATCGACGAGCTGGCGAAGACCGGCGCCATCGGTAGGCCCGAGAACCAGGAGACAAGCAATGACAGTCACTCGTCGTGA
- the recR gene encoding recombination mediator RecR: MDPQLPEPEPLVSLIEALRRLPGVGVRSARRMAYHLMQHDLQGADMLGRALAGAVQNLRHCARCNSFTEDEICSTCANPKRDPSLLCIVETPADQNMIESSHGYRGLYYVLMGRVAPLEGIGPRELDFDRVIRRATDGVVQEVILATNFTAEGETTAHFLGEALSERGLKVTRLARGVPAGSELEYVDAGTIAWALMERKST; encoded by the coding sequence ATGGATCCCCAACTGCCTGAACCCGAACCACTGGTCTCGCTGATCGAGGCCCTGCGGCGCCTGCCCGGCGTGGGCGTGCGTTCGGCCCGGCGCATGGCCTACCACCTGATGCAGCACGATCTGCAGGGTGCGGACATGCTGGGCCGGGCGCTGGCAGGCGCGGTGCAGAACCTGCGCCACTGCGCGCGCTGCAACAGCTTCACCGAAGACGAGATCTGCTCCACCTGCGCCAATCCCAAGCGCGATCCCTCGCTGCTGTGCATCGTCGAGACGCCGGCGGACCAGAACATGATCGAGTCCAGCCACGGCTACCGTGGCCTGTACTACGTGCTGATGGGCCGGGTCGCGCCGCTGGAGGGCATCGGCCCGCGCGAGCTGGATTTCGACCGCGTCATCCGTCGCGCCACCGACGGCGTGGTGCAGGAAGTCATCCTGGCCACCAACTTCACCGCCGAGGGCGAGACCACCGCCCACTTCCTGGGCGAGGCCCTGTCCGAGCGCGGGCTGAAGGTCACGCGGTTGGCGCGCGGCGTGCCGGCGGGCAGCGAGCTTGAGTACGTGGACGCCGGCACCATCGCCTGGGCACTGATGGAGCGCAAGAGCACCTAG
- a CDS encoding YbaB/EbfC family nucleoid-associated protein: MMKGQLAGLMRQAQQMQENMKKAQDALAEIQVEGASGGGLVKVTMTCRHDVKRVAIDPSLLGDDKDMLEDLVAAAFNDALRKAEATSQEKMASVTAGMPMPPGMKFPF, translated from the coding sequence ATGATGAAAGGACAACTGGCCGGCCTGATGCGCCAGGCGCAGCAGATGCAGGAAAACATGAAGAAGGCGCAGGACGCGCTGGCCGAGATCCAGGTCGAGGGCGCCTCGGGCGGCGGCCTGGTCAAGGTCACCATGACCTGCCGCCACGACGTCAAGCGCGTCGCCATCGACCCGTCGCTGCTGGGCGACGACAAGGACATGCTGGAAGACCTGGTGGCCGCGGCGTTCAACGACGCGCTGCGCAAGGCCGAGGCGACCTCGCAGGAAAAGATGGCGTCGGTGACCGCCGGCATGCCCATGCCCCCGGGCATGAAGTTCCCCTTCTGA